The Leishmania donovani BPK282A1 complete genome, chromosome 23 genome contains a region encoding:
- a CDS encoding oxidoreductase-like protein yields MRKEPLRVGFLGASTVAHKAWLAIHRAGHRVTCIGCRDASKGQELAERLKKDIEAYNKTKKAADAGAQQPFAAPSIGSYMDVVRADNVDVVYISLPTSKRPAWIRVCAEHGKHVVSEKPAATSAAELVECLRDMASNRLLFMDGTALSHSQRLQDVCRAVAQLGGPVHINAHMSFPASPTFMVSDIRLQPLLEPYGALGDLGWYCIRWILHIVDFLLPTGVGGRVTECDGLWDKEEASNGAATGTTTSARLAGAPAVTVVAASERRQPKRPVPAAITGFEGDLEFTIPAPTSSDVAPAAAAEAAATVTASFRCGFHDCHDQTVDIFCRDGTVTVLGAINPTAEDRPRFLTQRHKVAAAAATAAPEQSSAADATEAFQVYERLEEINDVVYSTTPAETDGAQQMEQLWRDVGDSLMRLGKGEPLIADPDLAKKWSTFAYVTQVVMDRALEAAGQHAPAVTTSSADT; encoded by the coding sequence ATGCGCAAGGAGCCGCTGCGAGTTGGTTTTCTCGGCGCGTCTACCGTCGCGCACAAAGCATGGTTGGCCATCCACCGCGCGGGCCACCGCGTGACCTGCATTGGATGCCGAGATGCTAGCAAAGGGCAGGAGCTCGCTGAGCGCCTGAAAAAGGACATAGAGGCCTACAACAAAACGAAGAAGGCGGCAGAtgccggcgcgcagcagccgtttGCGGCGCCAAGCATCGGCTCCTACATGGATGTTGTGCGAGCAGACAACGTGGATGTCGTGTACATCTCACTGCCTACGTCAAAGCGGCCGGCGTGGATTCGAGTGTGTGCGGAGCACGGTAAGCACGTCGTAAGCGAGAAGCcagccgccacctccgccgcagaGCTCGTCGAGTGTCTGCGTGACATGGCCTCAAACCGCCTTCTCTTCATGGACGGGACCGCGCTCTCCCACAGCCAGCGGCTGCAAGATGTGTGCCGCGCAGTTGCCCAACTCGGTGGGCCGGTGCACATCAATGCGCACATGTCCTTCCCGGCGTCGCCGACATTCATGGTGAGCGACATCCGCCTTCAGCCACTGCTGGAGCCGTACGGCGCGCTCGGCGACTTGGGGTGGTACTGCATCCGCTGGATTCTGCATATTGTCGACTTTTTGTTGCCAACAGGTGTAGGGGGCCGTGTGACCGAGTGCGATGGACTGTGGGATAAGGAGGAAGCCAGCAACGGGGCTGCCACTGGCACGACTACCAGCGCGCGCCTAGCCGGCGCACCAGCGGTGACGGTAGTGGCGGCGTCAGAGCGGAGACAGCCAAAAAGACCGGTGcccgccgccatcacaggATTTGAAGGGGATCTGGAGTTTACCATCCCGGCACCTACATCAAGCGATGTCGcgccggccgcagcagcggaagcagcggcgacagtgaCGGCCTCCTTTCGGTGCGGCTTTCACGACTGCCATGACCAAACGGTCGACATCTTctgccgcgacggcaccgtgACTGTGCTCGGGGCCATCAACCCCACCGCAGAGGATAGGCCGCGCTTTCTGACGCAGCGTCACAaagtggcggcagcggcagcaactgCAGCGCCAGAACAAAGTAGCGCAGCGGACGCCACCGAGGCGTTTCAGGTTTATGAGCGGTTGGAGGAGATAAACGATGTCGTGTACTCGACCACACCGGCGGAGACGGAcggtgcgcagcagatgGAGCAGCTGTGGCGCGATGTCGGCGACAGCTTGATGCGCCTCGGCAAGGGCGAGCCGCTCATTGCCGACCCCGATCTTGCAAAAAAGTGGTCGACTTTCGCGTATGTGACACAAGTGGTAATGGACCGCGCGCTAGAGGCTGCCGGGCAGCACGCGCCGGCTGTCACCACCTCATCTGCAGACACATAA
- a CDS encoding oxidoreductase-like protein → MCLCGCPGLVVLSSCCLAHDERTVKKSPFLLLLAESVISVPVIEQVNHQKIPPCKHTCEHSPEIMSSDTIRVGFLGASTIAHKVWAAIEAAGNMQVTLVGSRSVKVAQKFIDECTESLHISEERKAAAATYDEVVGSSNVDVVYMSIPVTTRHEWVMKCAENNKHVVGEKPPASTPAQLQSWIEALSAKGLLYMDGTMFSHGPYVKKVVELLPEIGDIRRMTFIFSFRASPERLQSDIRCNPNLEPLGALGDIGWYGIRSFLHMVDFTMPTTVAGRILEELPNGAVTSFKGELTFPGAKPDTSIYAYFYCSFLSSLQQSFIVSGTKGRIVAEQLTSPLTDAGAACFKIVKPTFSGPDPSTDVTVEQTVTNVQVPEETGHMQETQMWRDVRDCLKKDESGRLIAEEDAVREWARKSWMTHCIAAKLMESARS, encoded by the coding sequence ATGTGCCTGTGTGGCTGCCCGGGTCTTGTGGTTTTGAGCTCATGTTGTCTGGCACATGATGAACGCACTGTAAAAAAGTCCCCTTTTCTACTTCTGCTGGCAGAGTCTGTCATCTCGGTGCCGGTCATCGAGCAAGTAAACCACCAAAAAATTCCTCCATGCAAGCATACATGCGAACACAGTCCGGAAATCATGTCCTCAGATACCATCCGAGTTGGGTTCCTCGGAGCCTCAACGATCGCGCACAAGGTGTGGGCGGCCATCGAAGCGGCTGGAAACATGCAGGTCACACTCGTAGGCAGTCGATCCGTGAAGGTGGCGCAGAAATTCATTGATGAGTGCACCGAGAGCCTTCATATCAGCGAAGAACGCAaggctgcagcggccaccTACGACGAGGTTGTCGGTAGCTCTAACGTTGACGTTGTGTACATGTCCATtcctgtcaccaccaggcACGAGTGGGTGATGAAGTGCGCTGAGAACAATAAGCACGTTGTTGGCGAGAAGCCCCCAGCTTCtacgccggcgcagctgcagtcaTGGATTGAAGCACTCAGCGCGAAGGGCCTGCTATACATGGATGGAACGATGTTCTCTCACGGACCGTACGTTAAGAAAGTGGTCGAGCTCCTCCCCGAGATCGGCGACATTCGTCGCATGACGTTtatcttttcttttcgcgcCTCGCCGGAGAGGCTGCAGAGTGATATCCGCTGCAACCCAAATCTAGAGCCGCTCGGCGCGCTCGGTGACATTGGCTGGTATGGCATCCGCTCCTTTCTACACATGGTCGACTTTACCATGCCCACCACTGTTGCCGGTCGTATTCTCGAGGAACTGCCGAACGGTGCTGTTACCTCCTTCAAAGGAGAGCTCACTTTCCCTGGTGCCAAGCCGGACACAAGCATCTACGCATACTTCTACTGCAGCTTCTTGAGCTCACTCCAGCAAAGCTTTATTGTTTCGGGGACGAAAGGACGCATTGTTGCCGAGCAGCTGACGAGCCCGCTCACTGATGCCGGAGCGGCGTGCTTTAAGATTGTGAAGCCCACGTTTTCCGGACCTGATCCAAGTACGGACGTCACCGTTGAGCAAACCGTGACAAATGTCCAGGTTCCCGAGGAAACAGGACATATGCAGGAGACGCAGATGTGGCGTGATGTTCGCGACTGTCTCAAGAAGGACGAAAGCGGCCGGCTGATTGCCGAAGAGGATGCCGTGCGCGAGTGGGCCCGCAAGTCATGGATGACGCACTGCATCGCGGCCAAATTGATGGAGTCCGCACGCTCGTAG